The Geotalea uraniireducens Rf4 genome window below encodes:
- a CDS encoding GGDEF domain-containing protein encodes MDLHDEQLLQYLTDTLAAMLKGVMPESLPAEGFSDPALNSLCRNITALIQSIVEAQSFIAALSEGKLEIYPPHRNHLIAPFKQLHANLLHLTWQTQQIAAGDLNQQVDFLGAFSGAFNSLIASLREKKLAEDKLRYVSNHDALTNLYNRGFFSEEMARLEQSRRFPISILVADVDGLKNINDTLGHSAGDHFIQLAAQELKKGVRSEDILARIGGDEFAVLLPDTDALAADKVVRRIRESRAGFIWKHESWTVNISIGVATAERKGPLSDLLILADKRMYEDKSARKKKAGITCT; translated from the coding sequence ATGGACCTCCATGACGAGCAGCTTTTACAATACCTGACTGACACCTTAGCCGCAATGCTCAAAGGGGTGATGCCCGAGAGCCTGCCCGCTGAAGGGTTCTCAGACCCGGCACTGAATTCATTGTGCCGGAACATTACGGCATTGATTCAATCCATTGTCGAGGCACAGTCGTTCATTGCCGCGCTTTCAGAGGGTAAGCTGGAAATCTATCCACCGCACCGCAACCATTTGATCGCGCCGTTTAAACAGTTGCATGCCAATCTGCTTCACCTTACCTGGCAGACCCAGCAGATTGCCGCCGGCGACCTTAACCAGCAGGTGGATTTTCTCGGCGCATTTTCCGGCGCCTTCAATTCTTTGATTGCGTCCCTGCGTGAAAAAAAACTGGCAGAGGATAAGCTCCGCTATGTCAGCAACCACGATGCATTGACCAATCTCTACAACCGCGGCTTTTTCAGCGAAGAAATGGCCCGGCTGGAACAAAGCAGGCGCTTTCCGATCAGTATCCTGGTTGCAGATGTTGACGGTCTCAAGAATATCAATGACACATTGGGCCATTCCGCCGGGGATCACTTCATTCAGCTGGCAGCACAGGAGTTGAAAAAAGGGGTGCGCAGTGAAGATATACTGGCACGCATCGGCGGGGACGAATTCGCCGTGCTTCTCCCGGATACCGATGCTTTGGCCGCCGACAAGGTAGTTAGGCGGATCAGAGAATCCAGGGCCGGGTTTATCTGGAAACATGAAAGCTGGACCGTGAATATTTCCATAGGAGTGGCGACAGCCGAACGCAAGGGACCTCTTAGCGACCTGTTGATACTGGCAGATAAGAGAATGTACGAAGACAAGTCCGCCCGGAAGAAAAAAGCCGGGATCACCTGCACGTAA
- the nuoE gene encoding NADH-quinone oxidoreductase subunit NuoE yields MLTDDLRQELRTRIAAAVTSREAAVDVMKELQRHYGWLTDEAVEEAAALLGLSTLQVEELATFYEMIYRRPVGRRVIHACDSISCWAVGGEHMMAQLARHLGIEPGETTKDGMFTLLPCCCLGNCGDGPAMMIGDTLYGRLTAEKLEEILAQEKKTL; encoded by the coding sequence ATGCTGACTGACGATCTGCGACAAGAATTGCGAACCCGCATCGCAGCAGCCGTCACCTCCCGCGAAGCGGCGGTGGATGTGATGAAGGAGCTGCAAAGGCATTACGGCTGGCTGACCGATGAGGCGGTTGAGGAAGCCGCTGCATTGCTGGGTCTCTCAACCCTCCAGGTTGAAGAGCTTGCCACCTTCTACGAGATGATTTACCGCAGACCTGTGGGGAGGCGGGTTATCCATGCCTGCGACTCCATCTCCTGCTGGGCGGTCGGGGGGGAACACATGATGGCTCAGCTTGCCCGGCACCTCGGTATCGAGCCTGGAGAGACCACCAAAGACGGAATGTTCACCCTGCTCCCCTGCTGCTGCCTGGGGAACTGCGGCGATGGGCCGGCCATGATGATCGGTGACACCCTCTATGGCCGGCTGACGGCAGAGAAGCTGGAAGAGATTCTGGCGCAGGAGAAAAAGACACTGTAG
- a CDS encoding c-type cytochrome, protein MKKARIAAFSLFALAAFSTACFADTKKGEKIDGKKEFEEHCTACHANGGNIINPAKPLHKKEREANGVKTARDIIAKMRNPGPGMNKFDKKTISDKEAKAIANYILKTFK, encoded by the coding sequence ATGAAAAAAGCCCGGATAGCTGCCTTTTCCCTTTTCGCCCTGGCAGCATTCTCCACCGCCTGTTTCGCGGACACCAAGAAGGGGGAGAAAATCGACGGCAAAAAGGAATTCGAAGAGCACTGCACTGCCTGCCACGCAAACGGAGGCAACATCATCAACCCGGCCAAGCCCCTGCACAAGAAGGAACGGGAAGCCAACGGCGTAAAGACCGCCAGGGACATCATCGCCAAGATGCGCAATCCTGGCCCGGGGATGAACAAGTTCGACAAGAAGACCATCTCCGACAAGGAAGCAAAGGCGATCGCCAATTACATCCTGAAGACGTTCAAGTAG
- a CDS encoding DUF488 domain-containing protein, producing MVRIKRMYDPPEPGDGRRLLTDRLWPRGMTKEAARIDDWIKELAPSTELRTWFGHDPARWDEFKARYKEELQAKADLLAKLRAEAKKGTITLLFAARDTEHNNAVVLKEMLE from the coding sequence ATGGTCAGGATAAAAAGGATGTACGACCCGCCGGAGCCGGGCGACGGCCGGCGGCTGCTGACAGACCGTCTCTGGCCGCGGGGTATGACAAAGGAAGCCGCACGTATCGATGACTGGATCAAGGAACTGGCGCCGAGCACGGAGTTGCGCACATGGTTCGGACACGACCCTGCCAGGTGGGATGAGTTCAAGGCCCGCTACAAGGAAGAATTGCAGGCCAAGGCAGACCTTCTGGCAAAGCTCCGTGCCGAGGCGAAAAAAGGGACCATCACCCTTCTCTTTGCAGCCAGGGATACGGAGCACAACAACGCCGTGGTATTAAAGGAGATGCTGGAGTAG
- a CDS encoding V4R domain-containing protein, whose product MLNNGQQACRFKWKDLGNIDLGRPNLGHTTDIAVYRLMQYTLRDVLIARYNVETANDILREAGRLAGTEFCNNLLDRTLDFNGFIANLQEKLRELNIGILRIEKADLEKLELVLTVSEDLDCSGLPESAETFCGYDEGFLAGILNTYTGKELSVKEIDCWTTGNRTCRFSATLAHKA is encoded by the coding sequence ATGCTCAACAACGGACAGCAGGCTTGCAGGTTCAAGTGGAAAGACCTCGGCAACATAGATCTGGGCCGCCCGAATCTCGGACACACCACCGACATCGCCGTCTATCGCCTGATGCAGTATACGTTGCGGGATGTACTGATTGCCCGCTACAACGTGGAAACGGCGAACGATATTTTGCGCGAAGCCGGCAGACTGGCAGGAACCGAGTTCTGTAACAATCTCCTGGACAGAACCCTCGACTTTAACGGCTTTATCGCCAACCTCCAGGAAAAGCTCAGGGAACTCAATATCGGTATCCTGCGTATCGAAAAAGCCGACCTGGAGAAGCTGGAACTTGTGCTTACAGTCTCGGAGGACCTCGATTGTTCGGGATTACCAGAGAGTGCAGAGACGTTCTGCGGCTATGACGAAGGCTTCCTGGCCGGAATATTGAACACCTATACCGGCAAGGAATTATCAGTCAAAGAGATCGATTGCTGGACGACCGGCAACAGGACGTGCAGGTTCTCCGCCACCCTGGCACATAAGGCATAG
- the nuoF gene encoding NADH-quinone oxidoreductase subunit NuoF, with translation MEQVLFQHNRPGRAVTFTEYCGEGGFDALKKALKELSPNDVQQLVIDANLRGRGGAGFPTGKKWSFVPRDLPGPRWLICNCDEMEPGTYKDRVLLEANPWSLVEGIILACYAIGVSHAFIFIRRGYETAAGNVRRAIAEAKGAGLIGDNILGSGFSCDIDLHVSAGRYICGEETALMNALEGKRANPRSKPPFPAVKGLWGGPTVVNNVETLANIPYIIANGPAWFKGLAKIPEAAGTKLFCISGHVQNTVCMELPLGMPLGDIIDGPCGGMLPGKRFKACIPGGASTPFFTEEHRGVPMDFDTVAKAGSRLGTGGIIVFDEETCLVGATLNLVKFYARESCGWCTPCREGLPFVVDVLARLEAGKGETEDIDILREHVKYLNLAFCALAPGAMGPVEGLLRLFEEEIREHIIKRRCPFSRGNN, from the coding sequence ATGGAACAGGTCCTCTTCCAACATAACCGGCCCGGCCGGGCGGTCACCTTCACCGAATATTGCGGTGAAGGGGGATTTGACGCCCTGAAAAAGGCGCTCAAGGAGCTCTCGCCCAATGACGTGCAGCAACTGGTGATTGATGCCAACCTGCGCGGTCGCGGCGGCGCCGGCTTTCCGACTGGCAAAAAGTGGTCCTTCGTCCCCCGCGACCTGCCAGGGCCGCGCTGGCTGATCTGCAACTGCGACGAGATGGAACCGGGGACTTACAAGGACCGGGTCCTTCTGGAGGCGAACCCCTGGTCGCTGGTGGAGGGGATAATCCTCGCCTGCTACGCCATCGGCGTCAGCCACGCCTTCATCTTCATCCGGCGCGGCTATGAGACGGCGGCAGGAAACGTCCGGCGGGCCATCGCCGAGGCGAAGGGGGCCGGGTTAATCGGCGACAACATTCTCGGCAGCGGCTTTTCCTGCGACATCGATCTGCACGTCTCGGCCGGCCGCTACATCTGCGGCGAAGAGACGGCCCTCATGAATGCATTGGAGGGAAAGCGGGCCAATCCCCGCTCCAAACCCCCCTTCCCGGCGGTCAAAGGACTTTGGGGAGGACCGACGGTAGTGAACAACGTGGAAACTCTTGCCAACATCCCGTACATCATTGCCAACGGCCCGGCCTGGTTCAAAGGGCTGGCAAAAATCCCCGAGGCTGCGGGAACCAAGCTGTTCTGTATCAGCGGCCACGTGCAGAATACGGTTTGCATGGAACTGCCGCTGGGAATGCCCCTTGGCGACATTATCGACGGCCCGTGCGGCGGCATGCTGCCGGGAAAGCGTTTCAAGGCCTGCATCCCGGGCGGAGCGTCGACCCCCTTCTTCACGGAAGAGCACCGTGGCGTGCCGATGGACTTCGACACCGTGGCCAAGGCCGGTTCGCGCCTCGGAACCGGGGGGATCATCGTCTTCGACGAAGAGACCTGTCTGGTCGGCGCAACCCTGAACCTGGTCAAATTCTACGCCCGCGAGTCGTGCGGCTGGTGCACCCCCTGTCGCGAAGGGCTCCCCTTCGTGGTGGATGTCCTGGCCAGGCTCGAAGCGGGCAAGGGAGAAACGGAAGACATCGACATCCTCCGTGAGCACGTGAAATACCTCAATCTCGCTTTCTGCGCCCTGGCGCCAGGCGCCATGGGGCCGGTTGAGGGGCTGTTGCGGCTGTTCGAGGAAGAGATTCGCGAGCACATTATAAAGCGGCGTTGCCCGTTCAGCAGGGGCAACAATTGA